One Terriglobales bacterium genomic window carries:
- a CDS encoding MtrB/PioB family outer membrane beta-barrel protein: protein MKKTKQLTLVVLLALLLLPAALYGQEEKVPLGSVEFGVRHSWGDVYGRPDLPFSPDIFTSKYSEYRDIRNGFVVPRFFVNLDNVLGSKMYLNAQSQSTFYKNQSYLTTLGEYGKFKVQFRYDEIPHTYSNTTRTPYVLTGRGVWTLSPALKTSLTAASAIGTAIQINNNLPPLVATQLVPGETFIVPAIVRKGGTGLISYNITPDFNISILYTRENQVGTRPIGLLFNPSPSASANSLSSGLTGTAANPLPSPGTGVELPETIDYFTNTVKPSIEYGKQSWVVQVGYTGSFFTNNTPSMVFDNPFATADVPVLTFAPGQNGCTGTSRCSIGAVPAHGQVDLYPDNHAHYLNFAGAFDLGKYVRIQGTVNPGWLRQNDPFLPYTANTAITVGALPAPRLGGQKQTLAMNWTAILKPVKSVELAAKYRHYDYNNNTPSRAFTPILGDTIGANATATGQLTPGDPTVTSGSGATEINSPFGYNRKTFEVSGDWFFATRSTVKVGYEREWMDRSHRDAAHSTENSFFGGVDWSPTRDLLFRVSGRHQDRKPEEYQDREASFINAAGVEVEVPCSDTTTTAFTSEQRCHRRFDEASRLLNRADVMVQYNLQKFTFTGSFQTIQNDFNRKGGVNSAVPLNPTPTGGQGTTVGPYYLYGALKDLSFIYAVDGSYAFSKNLSLFAEYAHERYHKRMVSRNRAPTTGVQTILTCNGCDTSNNDWSSIYRDIFDTYTAGIDASASKKINISTYYSLSAGTGNVLTSWLGDSRIINTAAGATSLSCAPSRPDCFTLVNTSAATSYPQTTTRMHELAVVFKYKLSKSFVPKFEYRLQQFDNKDYQTSAMTPYMGCISPQAPFTGSAAANLVGAPCNVRLLANSPTVNPATPAFTSSPFYPYFAVGDNSAARYLFLGVDQPSYRVHYIAATLEYHF from the coding sequence ATGAAAAAAACAAAGCAACTTACGCTGGTTGTGCTGCTCGCACTTCTGCTTCTTCCCGCGGCGCTTTACGGGCAAGAAGAAAAGGTCCCACTTGGCAGCGTCGAGTTTGGCGTCCGGCATTCCTGGGGCGACGTCTACGGCCGCCCTGATCTGCCATTCAGTCCCGACATTTTTACCTCGAAATACAGCGAGTATCGCGACATCCGCAACGGCTTCGTGGTCCCCAGGTTCTTCGTCAATCTGGATAATGTGCTAGGGTCGAAGATGTATTTGAACGCGCAGTCGCAAAGCACGTTCTACAAGAACCAGAGCTACTTGACGACCTTGGGTGAATACGGCAAGTTCAAGGTCCAGTTCCGCTACGACGAGATACCGCACACTTACTCCAACACCACGCGAACCCCCTATGTGCTTACCGGCCGCGGGGTGTGGACGTTGTCGCCGGCCCTGAAGACGTCGTTGACGGCGGCGTCAGCCATCGGCACGGCAATCCAGATCAATAACAACCTGCCGCCGCTAGTGGCTACGCAACTGGTTCCCGGCGAAACTTTCATCGTGCCCGCCATTGTCCGCAAGGGTGGGACGGGCCTGATCAGCTACAACATCACCCCTGACTTCAACATCTCGATCTTGTACACGCGCGAAAACCAGGTGGGGACGCGGCCCATTGGACTGCTCTTCAACCCAAGCCCCAGCGCGAGCGCCAATAGCCTGTCTTCCGGGCTCACTGGTACGGCAGCAAACCCTCTGCCAAGTCCCGGTACGGGCGTCGAGCTTCCCGAGACGATCGACTATTTCACCAACACCGTGAAACCGTCGATCGAATACGGCAAGCAGAGCTGGGTGGTGCAGGTCGGTTACACTGGGTCGTTTTTCACAAACAATACCCCATCCATGGTTTTCGACAACCCGTTTGCCACCGCGGATGTTCCTGTGTTGACCTTTGCCCCGGGCCAGAACGGGTGTACGGGCACGTCTCGGTGTTCCATTGGCGCCGTTCCCGCCCACGGACAGGTGGATCTTTATCCCGACAATCATGCGCACTACCTGAACTTTGCCGGCGCCTTCGACCTCGGCAAGTACGTGCGCATTCAGGGTACAGTCAACCCCGGCTGGCTGCGCCAGAATGACCCTTTCCTTCCCTACACGGCGAACACCGCGATCACCGTTGGGGCGCTTCCGGCGCCCCGCCTGGGAGGCCAGAAGCAGACACTGGCCATGAACTGGACGGCCATACTGAAGCCTGTCAAGAGTGTCGAACTGGCGGCCAAGTATCGCCATTACGACTACAACAACAACACTCCCAGTCGCGCATTCACGCCCATTCTGGGTGACACTATCGGGGCGAACGCCACCGCAACAGGCCAGTTAACTCCGGGCGATCCCACGGTCACGTCCGGCAGTGGCGCCACCGAGATCAACAGTCCCTTTGGCTATAACCGCAAGACTTTCGAGGTGAGTGGCGACTGGTTTTTCGCCACTCGCAGCACGGTCAAGGTCGGCTACGAGCGCGAATGGATGGACCGTAGCCATCGTGACGCCGCCCATTCCACCGAGAATTCCTTCTTTGGCGGCGTTGACTGGAGTCCGACCCGGGACCTGCTGTTCCGCGTGTCGGGGCGGCACCAGGATCGCAAGCCGGAGGAATACCAGGATAGGGAAGCGTCCTTTATCAATGCTGCCGGGGTGGAGGTGGAAGTTCCCTGTTCCGATACCACCACCACAGCCTTTACCAGCGAGCAACGGTGTCACCGCCGGTTTGATGAAGCTTCCCGGCTGCTGAACCGGGCTGATGTCATGGTGCAGTACAATCTTCAGAAATTCACCTTCACCGGCAGTTTCCAGACCATCCAGAACGACTTTAACCGCAAAGGTGGCGTCAACAGTGCCGTCCCGCTCAACCCTACCCCCACCGGGGGCCAAGGAACAACCGTTGGTCCATACTATCTCTACGGTGCGTTGAAGGACCTGTCGTTCATCTACGCCGTTGATGGTAGTTACGCGTTTTCGAAGAACCTCTCGTTGTTTGCCGAGTATGCCCACGAGAGGTACCACAAGCGCATGGTCTCGCGAAACCGCGCGCCCACCACTGGCGTGCAGACCATCCTCACCTGTAACGGATGCGACACCAGCAACAATGATTGGTCAAGCATCTATCGCGACATTTTTGACACGTATACAGCAGGCATAGATGCTTCGGCCAGCAAGAAGATCAACATTTCGACTTACTATTCTTTGTCGGCGGGAACCGGCAATGTCCTCACCTCGTGGCTGGGCGACTCCAGAATCATCAATACCGCTGCTGGGGCGACTTCGCTTTCGTGTGCTCCCTCCAGGCCAGATTGCTTCACTCTGGTTAATACAAGCGCAGCTACGTCCTATCCCCAAACCACTACCCGCATGCACGAGCTGGCGGTTGTCTTCAAGTACAAGCTAAGCAAGAGCTTCGTGCCCAAGTTTGAGTACCGCCTCCAGCAGTTCGACAACAAGGACTACCAGACTTCGGCCATGACGCCTTACATGGGTTGCATCAGCCCCCAGGCGCCCTTCACCGGGTCGGCGGCAGCAAATCTGGTCGGTGCCCCATGCAACGTCAGGCTACTGGCCAACTCCCCAACAGTTAATCCTGCAACTCCGGCTTTTACGTCCAGCCCCTTCTATCCGTATTTCGCGGTGGGCGACAACTCCGCAGCCAGATACCTGTTCCTCGGGGTCGACCAGCCCTCGTACCGTGTGCACTACATCGCGGCCACACTCGAGTACCACTTCTAA
- a CDS encoding DmsE family decaheme c-type cytochrome: MRSISGVFLVLIFATALAGAQSNSAAPQANAKPAAKSDGDYVGMDTCVACHEGQQKSYVNTVMGKSMAHPKTPWEARGCEACHGPGKAHVEAGGGKDTIPVRFTKDSKNSVEEQNSACLTCHSRGNRIFWRGSPHESRAIACINCHQVHYGNPGRRYDKLTSEARYSQPLTEVSGVKKPQPELCLDCHQMRRAQLQRSSHMPYREGKVTCTSCHNPHGTPNPKQLIQATVNENCLSCHTERRGPFLWEHPPVMENCANCHEAHGTNNPQLLKVRMPRVCDSCHVTSRHPTTPTLLPAIRDFNRGCTNCHSQIHGSNHPSGNMFLR, from the coding sequence ATGAGGTCCATATCGGGAGTCTTCCTCGTTTTAATCTTCGCGACGGCCCTCGCCGGCGCACAGTCCAACTCCGCCGCTCCACAGGCCAACGCGAAACCTGCCGCAAAATCTGACGGCGATTACGTCGGCATGGACACCTGCGTCGCCTGTCACGAGGGCCAGCAAAAGTCGTACGTCAATACCGTCATGGGTAAGTCCATGGCGCATCCCAAAACGCCGTGGGAAGCTCGTGGCTGCGAAGCTTGCCACGGGCCGGGTAAGGCTCACGTGGAAGCCGGTGGCGGCAAGGACACCATTCCTGTCCGCTTCACCAAGGATTCCAAGAACTCGGTGGAGGAGCAGAACTCGGCTTGCCTCACCTGCCACTCACGCGGCAATCGCATCTTCTGGCGCGGCAGCCCGCACGAGTCGCGCGCCATTGCCTGCATCAACTGCCATCAGGTCCACTACGGAAATCCGGGCCGCCGATACGATAAGCTTACCTCCGAGGCGCGCTATAGCCAGCCGCTCACCGAAGTCAGCGGGGTGAAGAAGCCCCAGCCTGAACTCTGCCTGGATTGTCACCAGATGCGGCGCGCACAGTTGCAGCGCTCCTCGCACATGCCGTACCGTGAAGGCAAGGTCACCTGCACCAGTTGTCATAATCCCCACGGCACGCCCAATCCGAAACAGCTCATTCAGGCCACCGTCAACGAGAACTGCCTCTCATGTCACACCGAGCGGAGAGGGCCGTTCCTCTGGGAACATCCCCCGGTGATGGAAAACTGCGCTAACTGCCATGAAGCGCACGGCACTAACAACCCGCAATTGCTGAAAGTGCGGATGCCACGGGTTTGCGATTCCTGTCACGTGACCAGCCGTCACCCCACCACACCCACGCTGCTCCCTGCAATCCGCGACTTCAACCGCGGTTGTACCAATTGTCATTCCCAGATCCACGGGTCTAACCACCCGTCCGGAAATATGTTTTTGCGCTAA
- a CDS encoding FAD-dependent oxidoreductase, protein METADVVIIGGGIVGSSIAYHLTAAGCRNVLVIERETSQGKGSTGKSMGGVRAQFATPVNIQMSLYSIPFYAAFDETLGFPCGYRPQGYLFMATRESHMNYVRSNLERQIALGLKTARLVSAGEIRSLYPQLRGDDIVGGSFCSTDGFVDPYSAMIGFTTWAVEHGARIWKNATVSAIRVERTRVTAVETTRGPVETRVVVNAAGPWASEIAAMAGIELPVVPLRRMLVPTEPFDQFPHTAPMIIDMSNGFHFRPESLGFLLAWNDPEETPGFKTDFEPAFIEKILTRAADRVPVFENLAVNPKRAWAGLYEVSPDHHCILGPVDEVRGFFLANGFSGHGVMHAPSTGKILADLILTGSTNIVNPELLSLNRFASGRLLEETAVL, encoded by the coding sequence ATGGAAACCGCGGACGTTGTCATTATCGGCGGAGGGATTGTCGGGTCCAGCATTGCCTATCATCTGACTGCTGCCGGATGCCGCAATGTGCTGGTGATCGAGCGCGAAACTTCGCAGGGCAAAGGTTCCACCGGCAAGAGCATGGGCGGCGTCCGCGCGCAATTCGCCACTCCGGTCAACATCCAGATGTCGCTGTACTCGATTCCCTTTTATGCCGCCTTCGATGAAACCCTCGGATTTCCGTGCGGCTACCGCCCCCAGGGATATTTGTTCATGGCCACGCGCGAGTCGCACATGAACTATGTCCGCTCCAACCTGGAGCGGCAGATTGCTCTGGGTCTGAAGACGGCGCGGCTGGTTTCCGCGGGCGAAATCCGTTCCCTCTACCCGCAGTTGCGCGGCGACGACATCGTCGGCGGCAGCTTTTGCTCCACCGACGGCTTTGTTGATCCCTACAGCGCCATGATCGGCTTCACGACATGGGCCGTGGAACACGGCGCGCGGATTTGGAAGAACGCGACCGTGTCAGCAATCCGAGTTGAGCGTACGCGCGTAACGGCCGTAGAGACCACGCGCGGCCCTGTGGAAACGCGCGTCGTCGTCAACGCCGCCGGCCCATGGGCATCCGAGATCGCCGCCATGGCCGGGATCGAGTTGCCGGTGGTTCCGCTGCGTAGAATGCTGGTGCCCACTGAACCATTCGACCAATTCCCGCACACCGCGCCCATGATCATCGACATGAGCAACGGTTTTCATTTCCGTCCCGAGTCGCTTGGTTTCCTCCTGGCGTGGAATGACCCGGAAGAGACGCCCGGCTTTAAAACCGATTTTGAGCCCGCTTTCATCGAGAAAATCCTGACCCGCGCCGCCGACCGCGTACCCGTCTTTGAAAACCTGGCGGTGAATCCCAAACGTGCCTGGGCCGGACTCTATGAAGTCTCGCCCGATCATCACTGCATTCTCGGCCCAGTAGACGAAGTGCGCGGCTTCTTCCTCGCCAACGGCTTCAGCGGGCACGGCGTGATGCACGCACCCTCAACCGGAAAGATTCTCGCTGACTTGATCCTGACCGGCAGCACCAATATCGTGAACCCGGAATTGCTGAGCCTGAACCGCTTCGCAAGCGGAAGGCTGCTGGAGGAAACGGCAGTACTCTAG